The genomic DNA CACGTTTACGGTTGTAGGCAAATTCCTCTGTTAGCGAACCGTTCTCCTGCATTTTCACCAGTTCATCTTCCATTTCATCGCTCATTTGGGTAAAACGCGTGTCAAAGTCAGTCAGCATGGCGATATCATGCGGATCATCCGGGGTTTTTTCAAAGGCTTTCACCGGTTCAGTAATCAGCTCCTGCATCACTTTATCTTCAGATTGAACTTTATCATTTGGAGATGGAGTACCGTCACGGTCATTACAGGCCGTCATCAGTACACTTGAGCACAGTAAAACAGGAAGAGCAAAATGTTTGAATTGACGTTGCATCATGATGGTTCCTTTATTTCTGATCGAGTGTTTTAAAGTCATAGGCATAGGTCACATAGGGGAATGCGATTTCATCTTGAGGATGCTTGCCTGTATACTCTAAAACGATCTGTTCAAATTCAGCTTTTAACTGCTGCTGTTCATGTGCTGACATGGCGGCAATAAAACTGGTAGAGAGCAGGCGTTTAGACACCACCTGTTCCACAGTGCCGACATGTTGCTGCTGAAACGTTTCGGTATTTTGTAATTGAAACAAGGCTTGCTGTTCAAAGACCTTTTTCCATTGACCGCTATGATAACGTGGCGTATTGCCTTCCAATGGCTCAATACGGTCTGCCAGTGCTTTGACCCAGTCGACCTCAACATCGCGCTGATTCCAGATCAGTGCCAGATGTCCGGCCGGTTTGAGCACTCGATGAATTTGTGTTAACGATTCAAGATTGGCAAACCAGTGAAAGGATTGTGCACAGACCACAGCATCTATACTATGGGCGGTTAAAGGCAGAGATTCACTCGACGCCTGTAGCGTTTTAATGTCGGGATAGGCGAGTTGCAATTGTGTCAGCATGGCCTGAATTGGCTCAATGGCAATGATGTGTGAGGTCAGCTGTTTTAAGTAAGGTAAGAATTTGCCAGTACCTGCACCCAGATCAACCACCTGCGACTGTTCACCCAGTTGGAGCTGATCACGTAGCCAATTGACGATGTCTTGTGGATAACTCGGACGAACTTGTTGATAAAGTTCAGCGGCAGAACTGAAGCCTTTTTGAGCAGCAGGATGAAGTGATTGTGTCATATTTTGCGCTTTTTAATCTTCATGGCATCTATAAAATAACATATTCGCTTTTCGTAAATAGGCAAGGTGTCTATTTGTAGCATTGATTCTGATAAAGGGCCGATTTGCTTCGGTGTGGAAATGGATAAACACATTATTTTTGAAGACGAACAAATTCGTGCAATCTTTCTGAAAGGCTCATCGGATGAACTGATTTTTTCTTTTGGCGATTTAATTACCCGCGCCAAAGGACTGTCGATTAATGCGGAAAAATCACTGCATAAGTATAACTTTAACGTGATTGGCATTATGCCGAAGCAGAAATCCTGGTTTCCTGAAAGTTCGATGCGCGAGATGTTTGCCCAAATTCAGGAACTGATTGCACCGTTTAAAACCCGGATTGGCTATGGTGGTTCCATGGGCGGGTATGCGGTTATCAAGTATTCCAATCTTCTGGATTTAAAGCGCGTAGTGGCGCTGGTGCCGCAGTATTCCATCAATCCTGAAGAAGTCGAAGACCCGCGCTATAACATGTTCTTTCATCCTGAACAGAATGCCTATATGCGCATTCAGCCTCAGGATGTTGCAGCGGAACGTGAATATATTGTGGTCTATGACCCTTACTGTCCAGAAGACCGTGCGCATTATTTAAAACTTGAACAGGTGCTGCCAAAAATTCAGACCCTGAACCTGCCTTTTACCGGACACGATGCCATTGCGGTACTGGCCAATTCAGAACTGCTGCATGACTTTTTATTGCATGAGTTTGATGCTAGCTATTTTTATCGCAAAATCCGTCAGGTGAAAAAGAACAGCAAGTTTTACTATCGTAAAGTCATTGAAAACCTGTTGCCCCGACACCGCAATGCCTTGGGTTCGATTTTGGTGAATAATGATTTGCAGCTGGACAGCCAGTTTTTTGATGCCAAGTTAAAGAATAATTTACTCAGGGAATTGCTGCGCAATAAACAGGTCAGTCAGCAAGATTTACTGAAATTGGGCATACAGGTCAATTTGCCGCAGGAAAATCGCAGTCAGTTACTGGACTGTTTTGGTCATGGTCTGGTATTTAATGTGATTAGCCAGAAGATTGAAAGCTATGCGGCCAGTGCCATCGCCCTGAATCATAAATTTCTGATGCCGATCTTTGCCAAGGGCAGTGGATTGGTACACATTTCAATGAATGACGAACGTTTTATCGTGGCCATGAATGACCGGCAAGTGATGAAACTGTTCAGGGAACAGGAAGCTTTAGCCGCTGGGATGCATCCCTTGGTCATTAAAAAATATAGTGATTTTTATCTGCTTAGTTATAAGCATTTAAACTTGAGCAATAACGAATATGGTAGTCATGAGTTTGTGGAAGATGCTCCTGAAACTGCGCAATTTGTGACCCAGCCTGACCCGTTATCTGCGCTATAGCCTATAGATTCAGGGTTTAGCATGCACCCCAATTTGTTTTAATTTTGATCACTTTCTTTATCTTTAAATCGGTCTAAGATAGAACGGTAAGGCAAGTTCTTATGACTCAAAATTAAACAATAAATAACGGGTGCTTCAGGATGAAACGTGATTTTATACCGGCTGTACTTTTAACCCTCATCTCTATATTCATACCTTGCTATGCTTTCGCAGACAGTCTAGATCCGACTTATATCATTATGGGCGGGGGAATGCTTGTGGTGTTTGCCCTGGCAATTTATGTATTTTATGAAATCTACAAGTCGATTCAGCTGCATATCAACAAACCCACTAAATAGTGGGTTTTGTATTTTTCATCTCTAAATTTGGTTGAAAAAGAATGTAAAACTGGCTTTTAATGTCTGGGCAATAATTTTTAGATATTCATCAAACTCAGCCAAGGGAAGCAGCATGAAAGCCGTATTTTTAGATTATGAATCGCTGGATAAAAATGATCTGGATTTCAGTCAGCTTGAAGCTGTATTTGATGAGCTGAAACTTTTTCCAACGACGACCCAGGCACAGCTGCTCGAACGTGTACAAGAGGCAGAGGTCATTATCAGTAATAAAGTCGTGGTCGATGCTGCTACCTTGCAACAATGTCCACAGTTAAAACTGATTTTAATTTCGGCAACGGGCACCAATAATATTGATCTGGTTCAGGCACGTAAACAAGGCATTGTGGTATGCAACTGTCAGGGTTATGGCACCGCGGCAGTGGCACAGCATACTTTAAGCTTGATGCTGGCTTTAGCAACTTCATTACTCAAATACGACCGTGCCGTAAAGCAAGGCGAGTGGAATAAGGCTTCACAGTTCTGTCTGCTGGATTTCCCGATTATCGAGTTGTCTGGCAAAACGCTGGGTATTGTCGGTTATGGTGAATTGGGACAGGCTGTGGCAAAGCTGGCTGAAGCTTTTGGCATGATGGTTTTGGTCGGATCATTGCCGAACCGTCCAACTGATGCGAGCCGCGTACCTTTTGCAGAACTGTTGCCGCAAGTGGATTTCCTGAGTCTGCATTGTCCCTTAACTGACGATACCCGTGATTTAATTGATGCCCAAGCTTTCGATGCCATGAAACCAAGCGCATTTTTAATTAACTGCGCACGCGGTGGAATCGTCAATGAAGCTGCGTTGGCTGATGCCTTGCGTCAGGGCAAAATTGCCGGGGCTGCCACCGATGTGCTCACGGTTGAGCCGCCTAAACAAGGTAATGTGCTGTTAGCCGATGATATTCCCAACCTGATCATTACTCCGCATAGTGCATGGGGCAGTGTCGATGCACGGCAACGGATTGTGCAGCAGATGCAGCAGAACGTACTGGCCTTTAAAGCAGGACAGCCGATTCGACAGGTCAATTAATTTATCTTTTCAATCAGTCTCTCACACAGAGGCTGATTGCTTATAATCAACTTGATTTATAAATCGGCGTTGGTTTTACCTATACAGCTTGTACTTGAGCAGCCAGTCATATGTAGGTGCAAATTAATTACTGGTTGAAGACTCACTCAGCGGATGCGAAATAATCGGTGCAGGCTGATCATTTGGACTGCCGATAATATGATCCTTAGTTTCAGTTATTTTTTGATTGACCGTGGCTGCTGCGTGTTGTGACTTTTCTTTGGCAATGGCTGATTTTTCAGTGGCAAAGTCCTTGGTTTCTTCCCAGGCATTTTCGACTTTGGGTTTGACTTTGGCCACACCTTTTTGCGCCGCTGTATCCACCTTTTCCGCCGTGTTCTGAACCTTCTGCTGGGCCTTATGACCGAGCACTTTAAAGATATTGGGGTTATCCCCATAAGGTGCAGGGTGGCTGTGTGCTGGAGCTGTAGTACTGGTTTGAGCCAAAACAGAGGTGGATGCCAAAATGGCACTTGTAATCAATACCGTTTTCATCATTTTCATTGTAAGGATAATTCCTGTTCGAGTAATGGCTGCAATCTAATTCAATTTTCTATTGGATTTTATTCTAAGAGTGAATGATGGGGAAAATGTGGAATGTGGCGAAATTAATACAGATTCATTACATTTAAGCTCAATCTTCCGATTGTTTTATCCAAGAAAAAAAGCCCGTGAAAATGAGCTTTTTATACAGTCATTTAAAAAGATACCTTATTTTTCAATTTCCTGAGTGGGATCGGCTGAAGCTGCTTTTTCAGAATATGGATTCAGTTCCGCATGGGTTTGACCGTTAATATCCATATTGCTGGGATGTGAATGGTTGCTATTTTTACTTGGGATAGCATTTTTAGCGGCAAAGTTCTGGATGTTTTCTGGGGAGTCTGGCTTTGCAGTTCGAGTTTTACTCATCTCTTCTTTACTGCTATGAACGATGTCAGCAGTATTTTGATCACTGTGTTTAACTTTTAGCTCTGAAGTTGCTTTGGTGTCCGGGTTAGCAAAAAGGGAAGTACAAGCTAAAAGTGCTGTGCTCATCACTATTATTCTGATTGTTTTCATAGCCCGATTTATCCTTACATGATAAAACTCGAGTGTTTACCGAGTTATAAGAGCACCATCATAACCAGTTTAATGCGGGAGTTCGGAATCAGAGATTAAATTCACACGTTTTTGCAACACCGAATAACAATCTGCCTCGATATGTGAAAATGATTTACAAACTAAATTATATACGTTTTTGATTTTTATTCTTTTATAAGAATCGTGCTGCTTTAAGCCATACACTTGGAAGTTTAGTTTCTCTATCGCTTTGACTGTATAAAAAGAAAGAATCACCAAGTCCCAATAGATTCAGTGATTCTGATGGGGAGAGTTAGTTACATTGGGCTAAGGCATCTTTATGGAAATGATGGCGCAGGGCAAGGAAGTTTTTTTGTACTTCTGGGCTATGCAGGTCAAAATTATTGGCGGTGCTTGAGCCATCTTGGGCAAAGGTGGTTGCACCACCCGAAATTAGGGTATTGCCTTTAAATGACCAGTGTTCTATGGATTTTCCTGCTTTGAGGTTGCCGGTAAATTCAATCACGCATTTATCAATAAATTTAGTCAGTTTGGCTTTGTTATCCACTGTGTCTGGATAGACTTCCAGATTCTGAACTTCTTGTAATACGCCGGTTTCAAGTTGTGGGATTTTAGGCGCAGTTGTACACGCCGTAACAGCAATACCCGCAAGACCAGTCAAAATAAGCATTTTAAATTTCATATGATTCTTTCTTGTTGAGTGTTGTTAGTTTGAGTATAGGGAATCGGATGAAAATTGGCTATAAAAACTAGTTTTCAATTACTTCGAATATAGCTTCATCATAATTTATTTGGATTAACATTTTTTCACCTTTTGAGGTCGGCTCAATCTTAAGTAAAAACAATCCACTATTCAGTAATAAGTCATTAAGATTTTTGAAGCCATACTCTGTTTTGATTTTCTTATTAGCATTAGGAAATTTTTTGTTAATTGATACGCCTACTGTTGTAAGTGAAATCCAACCGTCATTTTTTTTATTGTTAATGATTAATTTTTCAATCTCTTTGTAAATCTCATCTGAAGGAAAGATGAAACGTGCTTTGAACAAATCAGATTTTAAAAAATCAATTTGAGTCTCTAAGCTTTTTTGAGCATTCAAACAATATTGCTCAAATTGATCTAAAAAAGGTTTATGTTTTTTCTCCAGATTTAATAGAAAATCGACAGCTTCTTTAGATTCATCGAGATTAGATAAATTATATTTTTCTTGAAAGTGATGTGCTATAAAATTTCGATCAGTAACAAATTCTTGAAATTGACTGTTTAGTCTTTGATGGTTATGTTCGCATAAATTAAAAGATATTTTCATATCTAGACGAAGAGTATTGTTAGGTTCAGTAATGATTGTATCTTCTTCTAGGGGATTCACGAGAAATAATGAATTTAAGGCTTTTGTACTTAAGCCACCTAAAGTTTGATTTTGAACAGATGGTTCTATAACCAGAGGTGAATTATTGGGCTTAGAAATAATAGTTTTATTTATCTTCATGAGGGTTTTTAGCCTCATTTCTATTGTTTGAAAACGAATAAGATGTTTTCCAAGTAAGGAATAAATTCTCTCTCTAATTTCTTCAATATTTTGCATTCTAAAAAATCATAAAAAACCCCACTCATTTATAGCGGGGTTTTTTATGATTTACAACCAATTATAGCTTAGTGCTGAAGCACCGAAATATCCGCAACCGCAGTAAATAAACCACGAAGCTGAGCGAGCATACGTAAACGGTTAGCTTTCAGGTCAGCATCATCAGCCATCACCATTACGCCATCAAAAAATGCATCCACTGGTGCACGAAGCGCAGCTAAAGCTGACAATGCAGCAGTGTAGTCCTTGGCAGCAAATAACGGCTCAACCACAGGCGTGATTTTCGCAAGTTCAGCGAATAATGCTTTCTCAGCATCTTCAACCAGATTCGCTTCAACCACAGCACCCTCAGGTGTTGCTTCTTTAGCCAAAATGTTGGCAACACGCTTGTTGGCAGCAGCAAGCGCAGCCGCTTCAGGCAATGCACGGAAGTGATTTACCGCAGTTACGCGTTTGTCAAAATCAAGTGGAGATTTTGGCGACAATGCTTGAACAGCTTGAATCACATCAACAGCCACGCCCTGGTCTTCGTATTTCGCACGGTAACGACCTTCCAGGAATGCAACAGCATCTGCCAAAGTCTTGTCATGGTCTTTCAATACATCGCCATATGAAGCTAAAGCAAGTTTGATTAGGTCTTCAATCGACACATCCAGCTCATTTTCAGTCACAAGACGTAAGATACCAATTGCAGAACGACGCAGTGCAAACGGGTCTTTAGAACCTGTAGGCGCTTGACCAATACCGAAAATACCGGTCAAGGTATCCAAACGGTCGGCAAGGGCAATGGTTGTACCAGTCTTGGTTTTCGGTAACACGTCACCTGCGAATTTAGGCAAGTATTGCTCACCCAAAGATTCAGCAACTTCAGCATTTTCACCTTCAAGACGTGCGTAGTAAGTACCCGCAATCCCTTGAAGTTCCGGGAATTCCCCAACAAGCTCAGAAGTTAAGTCACATTTCGCAAGCAGGGCGGCTTTTTCAGCGTCAGCAGGGTTCGCACCTGTGATCGGCGCTAACGCTACAGCCAATTTTGCAATACGAGTCGATTTATCCCAAAGTGTACCCAATTCAGCTTGGAACACCATGTTGGCCAGTTTTTCTTTACGCGATGCCAGCGGTTGCTTTTGATCTTGCAGGAAGAAGAACTCAGCATCTGACAAACGTGGACGAACCACTTTCTCGTTACCTTCAATAATTTGTGTCGGATCTTTCGACTCAATGTTTGACACAGTAATGAAGTAAGGTTGCAGTTTGTTGTCAGCATTTACCAAACAGAAGTACTTCTGGTTGTCCTGCATCGTCGTGATTAATGCTTCTTGCGGAACAGCAAGGAAACGTTCTTCGAAGCTTGCACGTAACGCAACAGGCCATTCAACCAATGCAGTCACTTCATCACGAAGGTCAGCTGGAACAATGGCAATAGCATTCACTTCATCAGCCAATGCTTTGACTTGCTGATCAATGATGGCTTGGCGTTCTTCAAACGACGCTACAACGTGCGCTGCTTTTAATTTAGGTAGATATTCATCTGCATTGGCTAAGCTAATGGCTTCAGGCGCATGGAAACGGTGACCATAAGTCACGTTGCCTGCTTTGTGATCCTGAATAGTTGCATCAATCACGTCGTTGTCTTTAAGTAACACTACCCATTTAACTGGACGTACGAATTCGGTACGGCTAGCCGCAGAACGCATGCGTTTAGCAATTGGTAGGTTGTCTAAAGCAGTTTGTAAAATTTGTGGCAGTAAAACGTCAAGGCTTTGACCTTTCACGTCTTTTAAATAGCACACTTTTTCAACTTTACCGGCCTGGAAAGTCGATACTTGATCAACCGTAATGCCTTGACCACGCATAAAGCCTTCAAGTGCTTTGGTTGGTTTGCCTTCAGCATCAAACGCTGCTTGTTTAGCAGGGCCGTCAAAACGTTTTTGTGTATCTGCTTGTGCGCCTTCTACATTGACAATTTTCAATGCCAGGCGGCGTGGTGCTGCATAAGCTTCAATTGAGTC from Acinetobacter sp. CS-2 includes the following:
- the glyS gene encoding glycine--tRNA ligase subunit beta, yielding MSKHTVLFELGCEELPPKSLKKLRDALQAETEKGLKDAGLAFDSIEAYAAPRRLALKIVNVEGAQADTQKRFDGPAKQAAFDAEGKPTKALEGFMRGQGITVDQVSTFQAGKVEKVCYLKDVKGQSLDVLLPQILQTALDNLPIAKRMRSAASRTEFVRPVKWVVLLKDNDVIDATIQDHKAGNVTYGHRFHAPEAISLANADEYLPKLKAAHVVASFEERQAIIDQQVKALADEVNAIAIVPADLRDEVTALVEWPVALRASFEERFLAVPQEALITTMQDNQKYFCLVNADNKLQPYFITVSNIESKDPTQIIEGNEKVVRPRLSDAEFFFLQDQKQPLASRKEKLANMVFQAELGTLWDKSTRIAKLAVALAPITGANPADAEKAALLAKCDLTSELVGEFPELQGIAGTYYARLEGENAEVAESLGEQYLPKFAGDVLPKTKTGTTIALADRLDTLTGIFGIGQAPTGSKDPFALRRSAIGILRLVTENELDVSIEDLIKLALASYGDVLKDHDKTLADAVAFLEGRYRAKYEDQGVAVDVIQAVQALSPKSPLDFDKRVTAVNHFRALPEAAALAAANKRVANILAKEATPEGAVVEANLVEDAEKALFAELAKITPVVEPLFAAKDYTAALSALAALRAPVDAFFDGVMVMADDADLKANRLRMLAQLRGLFTAVADISVLQH
- a CDS encoding OST-HTH/LOTUS domain-containing protein, which encodes MQNIEEIRERIYSLLGKHLIRFQTIEMRLKTLMKINKTIISKPNNSPLVIEPSVQNQTLGGLSTKALNSLFLVNPLEEDTIITEPNNTLRLDMKISFNLCEHNHQRLNSQFQEFVTDRNFIAHHFQEKYNLSNLDESKEAVDFLLNLEKKHKPFLDQFEQYCLNAQKSLETQIDFLKSDLFKARFIFPSDEIYKEIEKLIINNKKNDGWISLTTVGVSINKKFPNANKKIKTEYGFKNLNDLLLNSGLFLLKIEPTSKGEKMLIQINYDEAIFEVIEN
- a CDS encoding class I SAM-dependent methyltransferase is translated as MTQSLHPAAQKGFSSAAELYQQVRPSYPQDIVNWLRDQLQLGEQSQVVDLGAGTGKFLPYLKQLTSHIIAIEPIQAMLTQLQLAYPDIKTLQASSESLPLTAHSIDAVVCAQSFHWFANLESLTQIHRVLKPAGHLALIWNQRDVEVDWVKALADRIEPLEGNTPRYHSGQWKKVFEQQALFQLQNTETFQQQHVGTVEQVVSKRLLSTSFIAAMSAHEQQQLKAEFEQIVLEYTGKHPQDEIAFPYVTYAYDFKTLDQK
- a CDS encoding 2-hydroxyacid dehydrogenase; protein product: MKAVFLDYESLDKNDLDFSQLEAVFDELKLFPTTTQAQLLERVQEAEVIISNKVVVDAATLQQCPQLKLILISATGTNNIDLVQARKQGIVVCNCQGYGTAAVAQHTLSLMLALATSLLKYDRAVKQGEWNKASQFCLLDFPIIELSGKTLGIVGYGELGQAVAKLAEAFGMMVLVGSLPNRPTDASRVPFAELLPQVDFLSLHCPLTDDTRDLIDAQAFDAMKPSAFLINCARGGIVNEAALADALRQGKIAGAATDVLTVEPPKQGNVLLADDIPNLIITPHSAWGSVDARQRIVQQMQQNVLAFKAGQPIRQVN